The genomic DNA CCACTCTTAAATGAAAGAGTTTTATTTAATCAAGCTGATCCACTTTACAGCATGATTCCTACCACATTTAATGTTTCCCAACCATTATTTAAAGATAAATATGGTGATGGTAAATTTGAAGAAGCGAAAAAATTATTAACAACCGCAGGTTTTTCTCAAGTAAATCCTGCCAAAATTCAAGTTTGGTATCCCGCAAGTTCACCCACCCGCAGTTTAGCAGCACAGACTTTAAAATCCTTAGCTGATACTCAAATGGATGGCATCTTACAACTAGAAGTAAAAACCGTCGAAGGGGCAACTTTCTTTAAAGAAATTTCTAAAGGACTATACCCCATAGCTTTACTAGATTGGTATCCAGACTTTTTAGATCCAGATAATTATGTACAGCCATTTTTAGCCTGTGAAAAAGGTTCAGAAGCAAAAGGTTGTGAAACTGGAGGAAGTCAAACCCAAGGCTCTTTTTATTACAGTGAAACAATGAATCAACTCATTGATCAGCAACGCAAAGAACAAAACCCAGAAGCGAGGAAGAAAATATTTTCTGACATTCAAAATCAAGTTTTAACCGATGTTCCTTACATTCCCCTCTGGCAAAACAAAGATTATGTATTTGCTCAAAAAAATGTAAGTGATGTCAAATTAGATCCCACTCAAAATCTGATTTACAAAAACATTAAAAAGTAGTTATTAGTTATTAGTCATTGGTCATTGGTCATTAGTTATATTGATCCTGACTTCTGACTTCTGATTCCCCACTCCTTGAACTCTTTCTAAAATATGTCTCGTTCCAAAGCCTTACAATATTACATAGTTTCTCGGTTGCTATTTGCACCATTGCAACTATTAACAATTATCACCATTGTTTTTCTGTTATTAAGAGCTACCCCAGGAGATCCAGCAGATGCAATTCTGGGTGGACGAGCGCCAGAAAGTGCTAAAGAAGAATTAAGAAAACAACTGGGTTTAGATTTACCAATCTGGTTACAATACCTCAATTATTTAGGAAATATTCTCCGTTTTGATTTGGGAACTTCCTTAACCAGTCGTGGTCAAAATGTCTGGGAAATTATTAGTCAACATTTCCCCGCTACCGCAGAATTAGCAGTTTCTAGTATGCTAATTGCGTTAATCGTAGGGATTTTCGTTGGTACAATTTCCGCATCTCGTCCGGGAACTTCCTTTGATGTTGGTGGACGTTTATTTGGAATTATTACCTACGCACTACCTATGTTTTGGGTGGGAATGTTATTACAATTAATCTTCTCTGTCCAACTGCGTTGGTTTCCTAATTCTAATCGTTTTCCCCCTAATCTTCCTGCACCTGAAACTATTACTGGTTTATATACATTAGATAGTTTGTTAGGTGGTAATTTGAGTCAATTTTTTACAGCTTTACATCATTTAGCTTTACCTAGTTTAACTTTAGGAATTTTACTCAGTGGCATTTTTGAACGTATTGTTAGGGTAAATTTAAAACAAACTTTAAAAGCTGATTATGTAGAAGCGGCTAGAGCGCGAGGAATATCTGAAAATAAGATTTTGATATCTCATGCTTTAAAGAATGCCTTGATACCTGTAATTACGGTCTTAGGTTTAACATTTGCTTCTTTATTGGGAGGAGCAATTTTAACAGAAGTAACATTTTCTTGGCCTGGTTTAGCAAATCGTTTATATCAAGCTATTTCTGATCGAGATTATCCGACTGTACAGGGAGTGTTGGTGTTTTTTGGTGCAATTGTTGTGACTGCGAGTATTTTGATTGATATTCTC from Okeanomitos corallinicola TIOX110 includes the following:
- a CDS encoding ABC transporter permease, producing MSRSKALQYYIVSRLLFAPLQLLTIITIVFLLLRATPGDPADAILGGRAPESAKEELRKQLGLDLPIWLQYLNYLGNILRFDLGTSLTSRGQNVWEIISQHFPATAELAVSSMLIALIVGIFVGTISASRPGTSFDVGGRLFGIITYALPMFWVGMLLQLIFSVQLRWFPNSNRFPPNLPAPETITGLYTLDSLLGGNLSQFFTALHHLALPSLTLGILLSGIFERIVRVNLKQTLKADYVEAARARGISENKILISHALKNALIPVITVLGLTFASLLGGAILTEVTFSWPGLANRLYQAISDRDYPTVQGVLVFFGAIVVTASILIDILNAYVDPRIRY